A section of the Petrimonas sulfuriphila genome encodes:
- a CDS encoding sulfide/dihydroorotate dehydrogenase-like FAD/NAD-binding protein translates to MNKIIAKENFSDKVVKFEIEAPLIARSRKAGHFVMVRVGKKGERVPYTIASSDPVKGTITLVIQRVGKSSEKVCQLEPGDYITDLVGPLGKATHIENFGTVLCAGGGVGVAPMLPIIEAMKNAGNRVITVLAARNKDLIILEDQVRKFSDEVIVMTDDGSYGQKGLITAGVEQVILREPVDLCVTIGPAIMMKFVSELTKKYSVPTVASLNTIMVDGTGMCGACRVTVGGVTKFVCVDGPEFDAHQVDFDEMLMRLKAYN, encoded by the coding sequence ATGAACAAAATTATAGCGAAGGAGAATTTTTCCGACAAAGTTGTCAAGTTTGAGATTGAAGCCCCGTTGATTGCCAGAAGCCGAAAAGCCGGTCACTTTGTGATGGTCAGGGTGGGCAAGAAAGGGGAAAGGGTGCCTTACACCATCGCCTCATCAGACCCCGTGAAAGGTACCATAACCCTGGTGATTCAGCGGGTTGGAAAATCTTCGGAAAAGGTTTGTCAACTGGAGCCGGGAGATTACATCACGGATTTGGTCGGCCCGTTGGGAAAGGCCACGCACATTGAAAATTTCGGTACGGTCCTTTGTGCCGGAGGAGGTGTGGGTGTTGCCCCCATGCTTCCGATAATTGAAGCCATGAAAAATGCGGGCAACCGGGTAATTACCGTCCTTGCCGCCAGAAACAAAGACCTGATCATCCTGGAAGATCAGGTACGAAAATTTTCAGACGAAGTGATCGTTATGACCGACGACGGCTCATACGGACAAAAGGGATTGATCACTGCCGGAGTGGAGCAGGTAATCCTGCGCGAACCGGTTGACCTGTGCGTGACTATCGGCCCGGCAATCATGATGAAGTTCGTATCGGAGCTGACGAAAAAATACAGTGTGCCCACCGTTGCCTCGCTCAACACGATTATGGTTGACGGCACCGGGATGTGCGGTGCCTGCCGGGTGACAGTGGGTGGGGTCACCAAGTTCGTCTGCGTGGACGGGCCGGAGTTTGACGCCCATCAAGTAGATTTCGATGAGATGCTGATGCGGCTGAAAGCGTATAATTGA
- a CDS encoding TlpA family protein disulfide reductase, with protein MRRLIVIPIVIGTLIASCTLQDTPKLKEGVWKGELAVQDKWAPFIFEVKTMENDSVAVVLKNGDERVELSNVTFSNDSVTIPIEAYDAFIKAKLNGENLEGRFLKNYIENDQGVPFRAEFNQTERFPVVSNPSEIGIDGKWDIHFIDEKSDTTRNVGVFKTDNNTVTGSVLTNAGDLRFLEGNYTDTGLQLSAFSGLSPYLIEISFRDNDNFDGQFYTTRGITKLIGVRNDQASLADPYTLTNMKPGYESLHFSLPNLDGELVSVDDNRYKDKVVIVSILGSWCPNCLDEMEYLSPWYTENKNRGVEIIGLAFERKDDLNYAKSTLSRLINKYNVDYEILFAGQLGDATVQKVLPEIDKLSSYPTTFFIDKKGKVRKIHTGFTGPATGLFYEEFKKDFNSLIDSLLSE; from the coding sequence ATGCGAAGATTAATAGTTATACCAATTGTAATCGGCACGTTGATTGCATCGTGCACATTACAAGACACTCCAAAATTAAAGGAGGGAGTCTGGAAAGGTGAATTGGCCGTGCAGGATAAATGGGCGCCGTTTATTTTCGAGGTAAAAACGATGGAGAATGACTCTGTCGCGGTAGTTCTTAAGAATGGAGATGAAAGAGTTGAACTTTCCAATGTTACTTTCTCCAACGATTCAGTAACCATTCCGATTGAAGCATACGACGCTTTTATCAAGGCAAAACTAAATGGAGAGAATCTCGAAGGGAGATTCCTGAAAAATTACATTGAAAACGATCAGGGAGTTCCTTTTAGAGCAGAGTTTAATCAGACAGAAAGATTTCCGGTTGTCTCCAATCCGTCTGAAATTGGAATTGATGGCAAATGGGATATCCATTTCATTGACGAGAAAAGCGATACCACACGCAATGTTGGTGTATTCAAGACCGATAATAACACAGTAACCGGTTCAGTTCTGACAAACGCAGGAGACTTGCGTTTTCTGGAAGGGAATTATACCGATACTGGCCTCCAACTTTCGGCGTTTAGCGGTTTAAGTCCTTATTTGATTGAAATTTCTTTTCGTGATAACGATAATTTTGATGGCCAGTTTTATACAACACGCGGTATTACGAAATTGATTGGAGTAAGAAATGACCAAGCGTCTTTAGCAGACCCCTATACGCTTACTAACATGAAGCCTGGCTATGAATCATTACATTTTTCACTTCCAAATCTCGATGGAGAACTGGTTTCTGTAGATGATAACCGCTATAAAGACAAAGTGGTTATTGTTTCTATTTTAGGTAGCTGGTGTCCAAACTGTCTTGATGAAATGGAATACTTGTCTCCCTGGTATACGGAAAATAAAAACCGTGGAGTGGAAATCATCGGACTTGCATTTGAGCGTAAAGATGATTTGAATTACGCGAAAAGCACGCTCTCCCGATTGATAAATAAATACAATGTTGATTATGAAATTCTCTTCGCCGGACAATTGGGGGATGCCACGGTTCAAAAAGTTCTTCCCGAGATTGATAAACTCTCCAGTTATCCCACGACTTTTTTTATCGACAAAAAAGGAAAAGTCCGTAAAATACATACCGGATTTACCGGGCCGGCCACCGGTTTATTTTACGAAGAATTCAAGAAAGATTTTAATTCACTAATCGATAGTTTACTTTCGGAATAA
- a CDS encoding SusD/RagB family nutrient-binding outer membrane lipoprotein, protein MKVTKIYSVITGLILIVLTSCINEDLNIDPNRPTFVPTTSLIVTAEKKLVDNLRNESVSLRGSALFVQQLSQNTYTSQSRYDIPFGYSAEYWSELYKVLNNLQEIIDLNTDPSTKDIVTASGAGRNANQIAISRILKSYAYYALTDVFGNIPYNSYGNNDPDFQALQQNPDNITPKYASQEKIYPDILNELKQAADTLLKYSNEVTFGKSDIIYAGNNGKWAKFANSLRLRFSTRLKAKNPDLYQSHFSDALNKGVFTSNDDNAVYKYSTVAPNEAPLYRATVTANRKDFAISHIFVNLLKGENSQLPVADPRLSVYALKNSAGNFVGLPYGMTEAQAGKFSAQNISLPGALYNAANYGEVLQEYSEVAFLISEFNEWSQSDYEKAVKASLEKWGIPSADIQNYVNALPAANQRNVLNQKYIALFTQFLESWSEYRRTGYPNFLVKRNDVVFNGIVEGENVSYTFNPLFGDGGVPSRLYYPVKEQTVNKESYQDAIASQGGDVIETKLWIFK, encoded by the coding sequence TTGAAAGTAACAAAAATATATTCTGTTATAACAGGGTTGATCTTGATTGTTTTAACGTCGTGTATCAACGAGGATTTAAACATCGATCCCAATCGTCCTACTTTTGTGCCAACAACATCGTTGATTGTAACTGCAGAAAAAAAATTAGTGGATAATCTTCGAAACGAAAGTGTTTCGTTGCGTGGTTCGGCACTGTTTGTTCAGCAATTAAGTCAAAACACCTATACAAGTCAATCAAGATACGATATTCCTTTTGGTTATTCGGCCGAATATTGGAGTGAATTGTATAAAGTACTGAATAATTTACAGGAGATTATAGATTTGAACACCGATCCATCTACGAAAGATATTGTAACTGCCAGCGGAGCCGGACGAAACGCTAATCAAATTGCTATTAGCCGCATCCTGAAATCGTATGCGTATTATGCCTTAACCGATGTTTTTGGAAATATTCCATACAATTCTTATGGAAATAACGACCCCGACTTTCAGGCGTTGCAACAAAATCCCGATAATATTACGCCCAAATATGCTTCTCAGGAAAAAATTTATCCGGATATCTTGAACGAATTAAAACAAGCCGCCGACACATTACTCAAGTATTCAAATGAAGTAACTTTTGGTAAATCAGATATAATATATGCCGGAAATAATGGTAAGTGGGCAAAATTTGCGAATTCGCTTCGTCTTCGTTTCTCTACCCGGCTAAAGGCTAAAAATCCGGATCTGTATCAGTCGCATTTTTCCGATGCGTTGAACAAGGGGGTGTTCACCTCGAATGACGATAACGCCGTTTATAAATACTCCACTGTCGCTCCGAACGAAGCTCCGTTATATAGAGCAACCGTTACCGCAAATCGGAAAGATTTTGCTATTTCTCACATTTTTGTCAATTTGTTGAAAGGGGAAAATTCCCAACTGCCAGTAGCTGATCCGCGATTAAGCGTTTATGCACTAAAAAACAGTGCCGGTAATTTTGTAGGGCTACCTTACGGAATGACTGAAGCCCAGGCAGGTAAATTCTCGGCTCAAAACATAAGTTTGCCGGGCGCGTTGTACAACGCAGCAAACTACGGGGAAGTTTTGCAGGAATACAGCGAAGTTGCTTTTCTGATTTCAGAATTTAATGAATGGAGTCAATCCGACTATGAAAAAGCGGTTAAGGCATCGTTGGAAAAATGGGGAATACCGTCGGCAGATATCCAAAATTATGTAAATGCATTACCTGCGGCAAATCAGCGAAACGTATTAAACCAGAAGTATATAGCACTGTTTACTCAATTTTTGGAAAGTTGGAGCGAATATCGCCGTACGGGGTATCCGAATTTTCTGGTTAAAAGAAATGACGTAGTATTCAACGGAATCGTCGAAGGTGAAAATGTTTCTTACACTTTTAATCCGTTGTTTGGAGATGGGGGTGTGCCTTCGCGATTGTATTACCCGGTAAAGGAACAAACTGTAAATAAAGAAAGTTATCAGGACGCCATTGCTTCACAAGGCGGAGATGTGATTGAAACCAAATTGTGGATATTTAAATAA
- a CDS encoding SusC/RagA family TonB-linked outer membrane protein → MKSNQILTIKNTLTLLLGIFVLSISAQNITVRGTVTYATSGDPVIGATVRVESATGSGTVTGVDGNYVLNNAPTNGTLEFSYVGMKTQSVQVNGRTVIDVVMAEDSELLDELVVTALGIKRDKKALGYAVQGVSSDVFKTRPTNTLSALAGVVSGLQVISSGGNMGGSSRVTLRGINSITGNNQPLYVIDGVPLDNTDLNTSLTINGSAGKDVGSTIQDINPDDVAEVSVLKGPSAAALYGSRAANGVILITTKRGTTEQGKINIELNTGIEFENIARLPERQKLYGGGYNTTFSTATIDGREYKIVDYASDESWGPKLDGTPVLHWYNLDPEYPSDYLKPEPWVYPKHDVTYFFKTGVSNTNNISLSQSSDKHSIRLSLTNRNVTGTVPNSSLDRNSVNISGSTNGKYVSFFGTFNYLKNKSLGRPWTGASNRNIILEAYQWGMVQIDYKKLQEYKRPDGTPRAWNRTGYRNTVEDERTKYIDNPYWSAYESYLEEDRDRLYGNVGIEITPSDWLSVTGRINGDVYQYNSQDRIAVYSRSQSSYSEYSQKYNEFNYELLATITKNWGDHSLVSNIGTNYLQRKRRISDVVTSGGLIVPNFYSLTNATSTIINPITGFYDKALASVYGSASYGWRSTVYVEGTLRNDWSSTLPKGNNSYLYPSLTSSVILSELSGLKNSNWLSFAKLRLGWAQVGNDTDPYQLYKVYESLPAINGNIAYTLPSQLNNLNLKPEITSSVETGLQLQFLGNLIGLDVTYYNNTSRNQIISLPTSDAFGYTTKLINAGEINNRGFEVTLTANPVQTKNFGWSSIINFSKNKNKIVKLSDAVSKLDLSTTLVSLSAQEGESYGQLFGYDFVFAPDGRKVVGSDGLYMRTQQLQPLGSVLPNYLWGFQNQFRFKNFNLGFLIDSRVGGKFFSQTYKVAMYSGILPETAANGIRETGVIIDGVKADVAFNADGTYTVSNMAENTTKVSAQAWARNHYNGPTTFDIFDATFIKFRELTLGYDFKLPQGSFIQNINASLYARNLFYIYRTSKIIDPELTNSGGNVQGIEGGNLPTPITYGLNLNFRF, encoded by the coding sequence ATGAAAAGCAATCAAATTCTTACAATCAAGAATACCCTTACGTTGTTGTTGGGTATTTTTGTCTTATCTATTTCTGCTCAGAATATCACGGTAAGGGGTACCGTAACGTACGCAACATCCGGAGATCCCGTTATCGGGGCTACTGTCCGCGTGGAAAGCGCGACAGGTTCAGGCACGGTAACCGGTGTTGATGGAAATTACGTATTGAACAATGCTCCTACAAACGGAACATTAGAGTTTAGTTATGTTGGAATGAAAACGCAGTCGGTTCAAGTCAATGGCCGTACAGTTATTGATGTTGTCATGGCAGAAGACAGTGAATTATTGGACGAACTGGTGGTTACTGCGCTGGGGATCAAAAGAGATAAAAAAGCTTTGGGATATGCAGTCCAGGGTGTATCAAGCGATGTGTTCAAAACACGCCCTACCAATACGTTGAGCGCGCTGGCAGGTGTTGTATCCGGTCTTCAGGTAATTTCAAGCGGAGGCAATATGGGTGGATCGTCGCGCGTTACATTGCGAGGAATCAACTCAATTACGGGTAACAACCAGCCTCTTTATGTTATTGATGGCGTACCGCTCGACAATACCGATTTGAACACCTCGTTAACCATTAACGGAAGCGCGGGAAAAGATGTGGGAAGTACCATTCAGGATATCAATCCCGATGATGTTGCCGAAGTAAGCGTACTGAAAGGGCCTTCCGCTGCGGCCTTGTACGGTTCCAGAGCTGCTAACGGAGTAATACTCATTACTACCAAAAGAGGAACAACCGAACAAGGGAAGATAAATATTGAACTGAACACCGGAATAGAATTCGAGAATATCGCACGTTTGCCCGAGCGCCAGAAGCTTTACGGAGGAGGTTACAATACAACTTTTTCTACAGCAACGATTGATGGGCGGGAATACAAAATTGTGGATTATGCTTCAGACGAAAGCTGGGGGCCAAAATTAGACGGTACGCCTGTATTGCATTGGTATAATCTTGATCCGGAATATCCAAGCGATTATTTAAAACCTGAACCTTGGGTTTATCCAAAGCACGATGTGACGTATTTCTTTAAAACCGGCGTTTCCAATACCAACAACATTTCACTGTCACAGTCTTCCGACAAGCACTCCATTCGTTTGTCGTTGACAAACAGGAATGTAACCGGAACGGTTCCCAATTCATCTTTAGACAGAAACTCGGTAAATATTTCGGGTTCAACCAATGGAAAGTATGTGTCGTTCTTTGGTACTTTTAATTATTTAAAAAACAAGTCACTGGGGCGTCCGTGGACAGGAGCTTCCAACCGAAACATCATACTTGAAGCATACCAGTGGGGAATGGTACAAATTGATTATAAAAAGTTACAGGAATATAAGCGTCCCGATGGCACACCTCGTGCATGGAACCGAACCGGATACAGAAACACCGTTGAAGATGAACGGACAAAGTATATCGATAATCCGTATTGGTCGGCATATGAAAGTTATCTGGAAGAAGATCGCGACAGGTTGTACGGTAATGTAGGGATAGAAATTACGCCCTCGGATTGGTTATCTGTTACCGGACGAATTAATGGCGACGTATATCAATACAACTCACAAGACCGTATCGCCGTTTATTCGCGTTCTCAATCATCCTATTCTGAGTACAGTCAAAAGTACAACGAGTTTAATTATGAATTATTGGCTACAATAACAAAAAACTGGGGTGACCATTCGCTTGTTTCCAATATCGGAACAAATTACTTGCAGAGAAAGAGAAGAATAAGCGACGTGGTAACTTCGGGTGGATTGATCGTGCCGAATTTCTACAGCTTAACCAACGCTACGTCAACTATCATTAATCCTATAACCGGTTTTTACGACAAAGCTCTCGCTTCAGTTTACGGCAGCGCTTCGTATGGGTGGCGAAGCACAGTTTATGTAGAAGGAACTTTGCGAAACGATTGGTCATCTACCTTGCCTAAGGGAAACAACTCCTATTTATATCCTTCTCTAACCTCTTCCGTTATTTTGAGTGAGTTATCGGGATTGAAAAACAGCAATTGGCTTTCGTTTGCAAAACTTCGATTGGGTTGGGCACAGGTAGGTAACGATACTGATCCTTATCAACTGTATAAAGTTTACGAATCGCTTCCTGCCATAAACGGAAATATAGCTTATACGTTACCGAGCCAGTTGAATAATCTGAACCTGAAACCCGAAATTACGTCGTCGGTTGAAACAGGATTACAGTTGCAGTTTCTCGGGAATCTGATCGGACTGGACGTTACGTATTATAACAACACAAGCCGCAACCAGATTATTTCACTTCCTACTTCCGACGCGTTTGGCTACACAACGAAACTGATCAATGCCGGTGAGATAAATAACCGGGGCTTCGAAGTGACACTTACAGCAAATCCTGTACAAACAAAGAATTTCGGCTGGAGCTCGATCATTAATTTCTCAAAAAATAAAAACAAAATTGTCAAGCTTTCCGATGCTGTTTCAAAGCTAGACTTAAGTACCACCCTGGTTAGTTTGTCTGCGCAAGAAGGTGAAAGTTACGGACAATTATTCGGTTACGACTTCGTGTTTGCACCCGATGGACGAAAAGTCGTAGGTTCGGATGGTCTTTACATGCGCACCCAACAATTACAACCCCTAGGAAGCGTTTTGCCGAATTATCTTTGGGGTTTTCAAAATCAGTTCAGATTCAAGAATTTCAATCTAGGTTTTCTCATCGATTCGCGTGTGGGCGGAAAATTCTTTTCTCAAACCTATAAAGTTGCCATGTATTCCGGCATATTGCCTGAAACTGCTGCAAACGGTATTCGCGAAACCGGTGTGATAATAGACGGAGTCAAAGCTGATGTGGCATTCAATGCCGACGGAACATACACAGTTTCGAACATGGCAGAAAACACCACAAAAGTATCGGCACAAGCTTGGGCACGAAATCATTATAACGGCCCGACCACGTTCGACATTTTCGATGCAACATTTATTAAATTCAGGGAGTTAACGTTGGGTTATGACTTTAAATTACCACAAGGAAGTTTTATACAAAACATCAATGCATCGCTTTACGCACGCAATCTGTTTTATATATACAGAACAAGCAAGATCATTGATCCCGAGCTGACTAACAGCGGAGGAAACGTACAAGGTATTGAAGGTGGAAACCTGCCAACCCCCATCACTTATGGTTTGAACTTAAATTTTAGATTCTGA
- a CDS encoding TolC family protein, whose product MFKLKRFVLPAIVLLLPFLSAAQAVIDLNEVIRIGLENNYDLKISRNEQQISDNNLTLGNAGFLPSVGLNSGYSVRENNSDQFPADGGEAVTTRNSVTQTLDAGLNLNWTIFEGFKVQTNYKRLQELKSVGELNTQLAVENFIADISAEYYNYVQQTLRMRNLRQALNLSRERLRIVEARYQIGSLSRLDLQQARVDFNADSSQLIQQYEVLHSSRILLNEMMGTGNVEQHFMAADTTISFDPMLSKLALYDNMMKVNTALLLTEKNKVLSEFDLKTLQSQNYPYLRLNGGYGFTHYDYTKGNFDKQRTWGPTVGVTLGFTIFDGFNRSREQKNARIRIDNRELQVERQKLMLQSDFANMWLAYQNNIQLTNLEKESLENAQINYEIAMDRYKLGDLSGILLREAQVSLLQAEQRLLTAQYRTKLYEISLLQISGRIGEYLSTH is encoded by the coding sequence ATGTTTAAATTAAAGAGATTCGTTCTTCCGGCTATTGTGCTTCTGCTCCCTTTTTTATCGGCTGCACAGGCAGTTATAGATTTAAATGAAGTGATACGTATCGGGTTGGAGAACAACTACGACCTGAAAATCAGCAGGAACGAACAACAGATTTCCGACAACAACCTGACGTTGGGTAATGCCGGATTCCTTCCTTCAGTGGGACTGAATTCAGGGTATAGTGTACGGGAAAACAACTCCGATCAGTTTCCGGCCGATGGAGGCGAGGCAGTCACGACAAGAAACTCCGTGACACAAACGCTTGATGCCGGATTAAACCTGAATTGGACCATTTTTGAAGGATTCAAGGTCCAGACAAACTATAAACGCCTGCAGGAACTGAAATCGGTGGGCGAACTGAATACTCAGCTGGCGGTGGAGAACTTTATTGCTGATATTTCGGCTGAATACTACAACTATGTTCAGCAAACGTTACGCATGCGGAATTTACGCCAGGCGCTGAACCTGTCACGTGAGCGGCTGCGAATAGTGGAAGCGCGTTACCAGATAGGTTCACTCTCCCGGCTCGACCTGCAGCAGGCGCGCGTGGATTTTAATGCCGACAGCTCGCAATTGATTCAGCAATACGAGGTTTTGCACAGTTCGCGCATTCTGTTGAATGAGATGATGGGTACAGGTAATGTTGAACAGCATTTTATGGCTGCCGATACAACCATCTCGTTTGACCCGATGCTATCTAAACTGGCACTTTACGACAACATGATGAAAGTAAATACCGCACTGCTCCTGACCGAAAAAAACAAGGTGCTGAGCGAATTCGATTTGAAAACGCTGCAAAGCCAGAATTATCCTTACCTGAGGCTGAACGGCGGATACGGATTCACACACTACGACTACACCAAAGGGAATTTCGACAAGCAGCGGACCTGGGGCCCTACGGTAGGGGTTACGCTTGGTTTTACCATTTTCGACGGGTTTAATAGGAGTCGTGAACAGAAAAATGCACGGATCCGGATAGACAACCGAGAACTTCAGGTGGAAAGGCAGAAGCTTATGCTGCAAAGCGATTTTGCCAATATGTGGCTTGCCTATCAAAACAATATACAACTCACTAACCTCGAAAAGGAAAGCCTGGAAAATGCGCAGATCAACTACGAGATTGCGATGGACAGGTACAAGCTGGGCGACCTTTCGGGGATTCTGTTGCGTGAAGCACAGGTAAGCCTTCTTCAGGCCGAGCAGCGATTACTCACCGCACAGTACCGCACCAAACTTTACGAAATTTCATTGTTACAGATCAGCGGAAGGATAGGGGAGTACCTGTCAACTCATTGA
- a CDS encoding IS3 family transposase: protein MEAPRLAKDLQVSGTPVSRTTVACHMRKMGLRSKLSRRFKVTTDASHNYKVAPNLLNREFNQNEPVKACVSDLTYIPCKDGFLYLTCVLDLFDRKLIGWSISDHMNASHTVVPAIRMANRNRPFGEGMIFNSDRGIQYACKQTVNLLKSLKLEQSMSGKGNCWDNAVAESFFKTFKSELVYGTKLKTREQMRLYVFEYIESWYNHKRRFSALGNLTIDEFWNQYNIKKESIKNVA, encoded by the coding sequence ATGGAAGCCCCCCGGCTGGCAAAGGATTTGCAGGTATCCGGAACTCCTGTCTCGAGAACCACTGTAGCATGCCACATGAGGAAAATGGGCTTGCGCAGCAAACTCTCGAGACGATTCAAAGTGACGACGGATGCCTCTCACAACTATAAGGTTGCTCCAAATCTGTTGAATCGCGAATTTAATCAGAATGAGCCTGTGAAAGCGTGTGTCTCTGACCTGACGTATATTCCGTGTAAGGATGGATTTCTTTATCTGACCTGTGTGCTGGATCTTTTTGACCGCAAACTGATCGGATGGTCCATAAGCGATCATATGAATGCATCCCATACCGTAGTTCCGGCCATCAGGATGGCCAATAGGAACAGACCTTTTGGAGAAGGAATGATATTTAATTCTGACCGGGGCATACAATATGCTTGCAAACAGACTGTCAATCTGTTGAAATCCTTGAAGCTGGAACAAAGTATGAGTGGAAAGGGAAATTGTTGGGATAATGCCGTGGCTGAAAGCTTTTTCAAAACTTTCAAATCTGAATTGGTCTATGGTACCAAACTCAAAACAAGAGAGCAAATGCGCTTGTATGTATTTGAATATATTGAATCCTGGTATAATCATAAAAGAAGATTCTCAGCATTGGGAAACTTAACCATTGATGAATTTTGGAATCAGTATAATATTAAAAAAGAATCAATTAAAAATGTCGCTTAA
- a CDS encoding transposase, with protein MRKQRTHFDKAFKENAVKLSLERKNISELAQELGIAPFLLYRWRKEYQQKGEASFPGHGVQSLSEDTKRIAELEKRLGEAETERDILKKALSIISKRDR; from the coding sequence ATGAGAAAACAAAGAACCCATTTTGACAAGGCATTCAAAGAGAATGCGGTCAAACTCAGTTTAGAACGCAAGAATATTTCCGAGCTTGCACAGGAATTGGGTATTGCCCCCTTTCTTTTATATCGTTGGCGGAAAGAATACCAGCAGAAAGGAGAAGCCAGTTTCCCCGGACACGGTGTCCAGTCATTAAGTGAAGATACCAAAAGGATTGCTGAACTGGAAAAACGCCTTGGCGAGGCTGAAACGGAGCGGGACATATTAAAAAAAGCTTTGAGCATCATCTCCAAGAGAGATCGTTGA
- the gltA gene encoding NADPH-dependent glutamate synthase, whose protein sequence is MPTQEYLQAERAQLWREELRKTLKNKERTNLVRVKMPEVDATIRSRTYDEVNLGLTPEQAQAESQRCLDCVNPTCITGCPVEINIPKFIKNIERGEVLEAAKALKETSALPAVCGRVCPQERQCESQCFYTLKLGKEPVAIGHLERFAADFERKSGNISIPEIAPANGIKIAVVGSGPAGLAFAGDMIKLGYDVTVFEALHELGGVLRYGIPEFRLPNDIVDIEIDVLKKMGVKFITNCIIGKTISQEELKADGYRGIFIGSGAGLPNFMNIPGENLIGVMSCNEYLTRVNLMQAADPESDTPVQMGKKVAVIGGGNTAMDAVRTARRLGAEKAMIVYRRSEEEMPARLEEVKHAKEEGINFLTLHNPIRYEGDERGHVQRMLLQRMKLGDPDSSGRRKPVVIEGDTVWVDVDEVIVSVGVSPNPLIPSSFSGLEITSWGTVVVNSDTMQTADETIFAGGDIVRGGATVILAMGDGRKAAKAMHASMS, encoded by the coding sequence ATGCCTACACAAGAATATCTGCAAGCAGAAAGAGCACAGTTGTGGCGCGAAGAGTTGCGCAAAACGCTAAAAAACAAGGAGAGAACCAACCTCGTTCGCGTAAAAATGCCGGAAGTGGATGCGACAATCAGAAGCCGCACATACGATGAGGTCAATCTGGGACTGACTCCGGAACAAGCGCAAGCCGAATCTCAACGGTGCCTCGACTGCGTTAATCCCACCTGTATTACCGGTTGTCCGGTTGAAATAAACATCCCCAAGTTCATCAAGAACATCGAACGTGGAGAGGTGCTGGAAGCGGCTAAAGCGCTAAAAGAGACCAGCGCCTTACCTGCGGTTTGCGGTAGGGTTTGTCCACAGGAAAGGCAGTGTGAAAGCCAATGTTTTTACACCCTGAAACTGGGCAAGGAGCCTGTAGCTATTGGTCATCTGGAACGGTTTGCCGCTGACTTTGAACGCAAAAGCGGCAACATTTCCATTCCCGAGATTGCTCCGGCAAACGGTATAAAGATTGCCGTCGTGGGATCCGGCCCTGCCGGGCTGGCTTTTGCCGGCGACATGATTAAACTGGGTTACGACGTTACGGTTTTTGAAGCATTGCATGAACTGGGGGGCGTTCTCCGCTACGGGATCCCCGAGTTTCGCCTGCCCAACGATATCGTGGATATAGAGATTGATGTTTTGAAAAAAATGGGTGTTAAGTTCATCACCAACTGCATCATCGGGAAAACCATTTCACAGGAAGAGTTGAAAGCCGACGGCTATCGGGGTATCTTCATCGGAAGCGGTGCGGGATTGCCGAATTTCATGAATATTCCGGGCGAAAATCTGATCGGAGTGATGTCGTGTAACGAATACCTCACGCGGGTAAACCTGATGCAAGCAGCAGACCCCGAAAGCGATACCCCCGTACAAATGGGGAAAAAAGTCGCCGTTATCGGAGGAGGCAATACCGCGATGGATGCCGTACGAACAGCTCGCCGGCTGGGTGCGGAAAAAGCAATGATTGTTTACCGCCGTTCGGAAGAAGAGATGCCTGCACGTCTGGAAGAAGTGAAGCATGCCAAAGAAGAAGGAATAAATTTCCTGACATTACACAATCCTATTCGTTACGAAGGGGACGAGCGAGGACATGTACAGCGGATGCTGCTGCAACGGATGAAGTTGGGTGACCCCGATTCTTCCGGCAGGAGAAAGCCGGTGGTGATCGAAGGGGATACGGTCTGGGTGGACGTAGACGAAGTTATCGTGAGTGTGGGAGTATCGCCCAACCCACTGATCCCATCCTCTTTTTCGGGCCTGGAGATCACTTCGTGGGGAACCGTTGTGGTAAATTCAGACACCATGCAAACTGCCGATGAGACCATTTTTGCCGGCGGCGATATTGTCCGGGGCGGAGCAACAGTGATCCTTGCCATGGGTGACGGCAGAAAAGCAGCCAAGGCGATGCACGCATCAATGAGTTGA